From Podospora bellae-mahoneyi strain CBS 112042 chromosome 3, whole genome shotgun sequence, the proteins below share one genomic window:
- the YRA1_1 gene encoding RNA-binding RNA annealing protein (COG:A; EggNog:ENOG503NXQF), with protein MALQGRWSSGLETTVGQVKKVEISYGPGGVSRGLAHVTFHHADGASKAFSTLNGLLIDNRPVKVEVIVASADLIPQPKTLAQRIAQPKAQPKSAATVKHGANGAKGAPAAGKAGAKKAPRKGRNNRPAKKTAEELDSEMADYFDSGATEPAAANAAAAPAAGGDAAMEEDVL; from the exons ATGGCTCTTCAAGGACGCTGGTCTTCGGGACTTGAGACTA CTGTTGGCCAGGTCAAGAAGGTCGAGATCTCCTACGGCCCCGGGGGTGTCAGCCGTGGTCTCGCCCACGTCACTTTCCACCACGCCGATGGAGCCAGCAAAGCTTTCTCCACTCTCAATGGTCTTCTCATTGACAATCGCCCGGTCAAG GTCGAGGTGATCGTTGCTTCTGCCGATCTCATTCCCCAGCCCAAGACTCTGGCTCAGCGTATTGCGCAGCCCAAGGCTCAACCCAAGTCTGCGGCCACTGTCAAGCATGGTGCCAATGGCGCCAAGGGTGCTCCCGCTGCTGGCAAGGCTGGCGCTAAGAAGGCTCCTCGCAAGGGCCGCAACAATCGCCCAGCCAAGAAGACTGCCGAGGAGCTTGACTCTGAGATGGCTGACTACTTTGACAGCGGTGCCACTGagcctgccgccgccaacgctGCCGCGGCCCCagctgccggtggtgatgctgcgatggaggaggacgttCTTTAA
- the VPS24 gene encoding Vacuolar protein-sorting-associated protein 24 (COG:U; EggNog:ENOG503P12C; BUSCO:EOG0926510L), translated as METFRSLFTKPDPQAQVRKCNALLRQNIRRIDRDILNARAIETKTKNLILAADKRAQRLGPNHQQTKQAQREIRDFARELVKRRKETNRLHTFKAQLTSVQMQVNEAFALRKIEGSIKASVGIMKDVNTLIRLPELAGTMQELSVELMKAGIIEEMVGDALPETEVYEEEEEEAEEEVEKVLGEILKDRMDKTGALPSAPLPQKQKQQQQQVEEDEEEDTEAMMDQMRNRLEALRS; from the exons atggAAACCTTCcgctccctcttcaccaaacCCGACCCTCAAGCACAG GTGCGCAAATGcaacgccctcctccgccaaaacATCCGCCGCATCGACCGCGACATCCTCAACGCCCGCGCAATcgaaaccaaaaccaaaaacctcatcctcgcAGCCGACAAACGCGCCCAACGCCTCGGCCCAAACCACCAGCAAACCAAGCAAGCCCAGCGCGAAATCCGCGACTTCGCCCGCGAGCTCGTCAAGCGCCGCAAGGAGACCAACCGTCTCCACACCTTCAAAGCCCAGCTCACCTCCGTCCAAATGCAAGTCAATGAAGCATTCGCCCTCCGCAAGATAGAAGGGAGCATCAAAGCCAGCGTCGGCATCATGAAGGACGTCAACACCTTGATTCGCCTGCCCGAGTTGGCGGGGACGATGCAGGAGTTGAGTGTGGAGTTGATGAAGGCGGGGATTATAGAGGAGATGGTCGGGGATGCGCTGCCCGAGACGGAGGTgtatgaagaagaggaggaggaggctgaggaggaggtggagaaggtgtTGGGTGAGATCTTGAAGGATAGGATGGACAAGACGGGTGCGCTGCCTAGTGCGCCGCTGCCGCAGAAgcaaaagcagcagcagcaacaggtggaggaggacgaagaggaggatacAGAGGCCATGATGGACCAGATGAGGAATCggttggaggcgttgaggagTTGA